Proteins encoded within one genomic window of Camelina sativa cultivar DH55 chromosome 19, Cs, whole genome shotgun sequence:
- the LOC104765714 gene encoding histone deacetylase 15-like, whose translation MVLETLESSCEGSKRRHVNGGDVALPCSGDEFSNGDIGAAPEVPAKRARVSREMTFEDIYGADTLLNDDDEDDDSDWEPVQTPVEFVNWCCVNCTMANPGDMVHCFICAEHKESGILKHGCFVSPFFKDTGLIEVEEEYGGSSSATSSTAVGFDERMLLHSEFKVKAHPHPERPDRLRAIAASLATAGVFPGRCLPINAREITKQELQMVHTSEHVDAVDTTSQLLYSYFTSDTYANEYSARAARLAAGLCADLATEIFSGRVKNGFALVRPPGHHAGIRHAMGFCLHNNAAVAALVAQAAGAKKVLIVDWDVHHGNGTQEIFEQNKSVLYISLHRHEGGNFYPGTGAADEVGTNGGEGYCVNVPWSCGGVGDNDYIFAFQHVVLPIASAFSPDFVIISAGFDAARGDPLGCCDVTPAGYSRMTQMLGDLCGGKMLVILEGGYNLRSISSSATAVIKVLLGENPEINLPIATTPSKAGLQTVFDVMNIQMKFWPSLAISYSKLLSELEARLIENKKNQIKRKLVRVPTWWKWGRKKLLYKFLSARTYSRSKRF comes from the exons ATGGTTTTAGAAACTCTAGAGAGTTCATGTGAGGGTTCAAAGAGAAGACATGTGAACGGTGGTGATGTTGCTCTTCCTTGTTCAGGCGATGAGTTTAGCAATGGAGACATAGGTGCTGCTCCTGAAGTTCCAGCC AAACGAGCTAGGGTTTCAAGGGAAATGACTTTTGAAGATATTTACGGTGCGGATACATTactgaatgatgatgatgaggatgatgatagTGACTGGGAACCCGTGCAGACGCCCGTCGAGTTTGTTAACTGGTGTTGTGTCAATTGCACTATGGCCAACCCTGGTGATATGGTCCACTGTTTT ATTTGTGCTGAGCACAAGGAATCTGGCATCCTGAAGCATGGATGTTTTGTGTCTCCGTTTTTTAAAGATACTGGTCTCATTGAAGTTGAAGAGGAATATGGAG GAAGCTCATCTGCAACCAGCTCGACAGCTGTTGGGTTCGACGAGAGAATGTTGCTACACTCAGAA TTTAAAGTGAAGGCACATCCACATCCAGAGAGACCTGATCGTCTTCGAGCTATAGCTGCTAGTCTTGCCACAGCTG GTGTTTTTCCTGGAAGATGCTTACCTATTAATGCAAGAGAAATCACGAAACAAGAACTCCAGATG GTCCACACTTCAGAGCATGTTGATGCTGTTGATACTACAAGCCAGCTTCTCTATAG CTACTTCACCTCTGACACATATGCTAATGAGTATTCAGCACGTGCTGCTAGACTTGCAGCAGGTTTGTGCGCTGATTTAGCTACAGAAATATTCAGTGGCCGTGTAAAAAATGGTTTCGCTTTG GTTAGACCTCCCGGTCATCATGCTGGTATCAGGCATGCTATGGGGTTTTGCCTTCACAATAATGCAGCCGTTGCTGCATTAGTAGCACAAGCAGCAGGGGCAAAGAAGGTGCTAATTGTGGACTGG GATGTCCATCATGGAAATGGAACCCAAGAGATATTCGAACAAAACAAATCT GTATTGTACATATCCTTGCACAGACATGAGGGAGGAAACTTCTATCCCGGTACTGGAGCTGCTGATGAG GTTGGTACAAATGGTGGGGAAGGTTATTGTGTAAATGTTCCCTGGAGTTGCGGTGGAGTTGGTGATAACGACTATATCTTTGCTTTTCAGCATGTGGTTCTTCCCATAG CTTCTGCATTTTCTCCAGATTTTGTCATCATCTCAGCGGGGTTTGATGCAGCTAGAGGAGATCCATTAGGATGCTGTGAT GTGACTCCGGCTGGCTATTCTCGAATGACACAGATGTTGGGTGATCTATGCGGTGGGAAAATGCTAGTTATTCTCGAGGGCGG TTACAATCTTCGctccatatcttcttctgcTACAGCAGTGATCAAG GTGCTTCTGGGTGAAAATCCGGAGATCAACCTGCCCATCGCTACCACACCTTCAAAAGCTGGCCTACAAACTGTTTTTGATGTGATGAATATTCAAATGAAGTTCTGGCCATCACTTGCTATCAGCTACTCCAAATTACTCTCAGAGTTGGAAGCACGTCTGATCGAAAACAAAA AAAATCAGATAAAAAGGAAGCTTGTTCGGGTTCCCACATGGTGGAAATGGGGACGGAAGAAGCTTTTGTACAAGTTTCTCTCAGCTCGTACATATTCAAGATCAAAAAGATTTTAG